A part of Miscanthus floridulus cultivar M001 chromosome 6, ASM1932011v1, whole genome shotgun sequence genomic DNA contains:
- the LOC136456114 gene encoding DEAD-box ATP-dependent RNA helicase 40-like isoform X2 — MPERASTDSIQRAGFASPTPIQAQSWPIAMQSQDVIAIAKTGSGKTLGYLLPGFMHIKRLQNSTRNGPTVLVLAPTRELATQILDEAVKFGRSSRISCTCLYGGAPKGPQLRDLDRGVDVVVATPGRLNDILEMRRVSLKQVSYLVLDEADRMLDMGFEPQIRKIVKEIPHRRQTLMYTATWPKEVRRIADDLLVHPVQVTIGSVDELVANSAITQHVEVITPSEKQRRLEQILRSQDSGSKILIFCTTKRMCDQLARTLTRQFGASAIHGDKSQSEREKVLNHFRSGRSPILVATDVAARGLDIKDIRVVINYDFPTGVEDYVHRIGRTGRAGATGVAYTFFCDQDSKYAADLIKILEGANQRVPCDLDDMASRGGGRGKKRNRWASHSDRGGSRSELDSRSGRGSRGRDDYGSRGRYDSGETDGRSRRSARGRSRSRSRSHSRSRSPSPKRSRRHEARRSRTKSRSRSRSRSYRNHRASRSKSRSPVASRRHEKTAAISGSARPNSGHAEHKSPPRSHSVDDHVNHSDHKDDHMEDGKMERVDLDRSPSPQDDKSAPYSPVYNGKASGSMSPNVQPEADAKYVKPSGKPEPASPVRHSKGRDDDEEGIIDEDGEIAEDDPRANAAVQNGNN; from the exons ATGCCTGAGCGAGCCTCCACGGACTCT ATACAACGTGCTGGATTTGCAAGCCCAACACCTATCCAAGCCCAGTCATGGCCAATTGCTATGCAAAGTCAAGATGTAATAGCTATTGCGAAGACTGGATCAGGCAAAACTCTTGGGTATCTACTTCCTGGATTTATGCATATCAAACGCCTGCAGAACAGCACTAGGAATGGTCCAACAGTGCTAGTTTTGGCCCCAACAAGGGAACTTGCAACACAGATTCTGGATGAAGCTGTGAAATTTGGAAGATCTTCTAGAATTTCTTGCACG TGCCTATATGGTGGTGCTCCTAAAGGTCCTCAGTTGAGAGATTTAGATAGAGGGGTTGATGTTGTTGTTGCAACACCTGGAAGGTTAAATGACATTTTGGAGATGCGAAGGGTAAGTCTTAAGCAAGTGTCGTATCTTGTTCTTGATGAGGCTGATCGCATGCTGGACATGGGCTTTGAGCCACAAATACGGAAGATAGTGAAAGAGATACCTCACCGTCGGCAAACCCTTATGTACACTGCTACTTGGCCCAAGGAAGTCCGAAGGATTGCAGATGATCTTCTTGTTCATCCTGTACAGGTGACAATTGGAAGTGTTGATGAGCTTGTTGCTAATAGTGCTATTACTCAG CATGTAGAGGTCATAACACCCTCAGAAAAACAACGGCGCCTGGAGCAGATATTACGATCCCAGGATTCAGGTTCAAAGATATTAATATTTTGTACCACCAAGAGGATGTGTGACCAGCTTGCAAGGACACTCACCAGGCAGTTTGGAGCTTCGGCCATTCATGGTGACAAGTCCCAAAGTGAAAGGGAGAAGGTTCTGAATCATTTTCGATCTGGGCGGTCACCTATTTTAGTGGCGACTGATGTTGCTGCGCGAGGTTTGGACATCAAAGATATCAG GGTAGTGATCAACTATGACTTCCCCACTGGTGTTGAAGACTATGTTCACAGGATTGGCAGGACAGGAAGGGCTGGTGCCACTGGTGTTGCATATACATTTTTCTGTGATCAGGATTCAAAATATGCTGCTGACCTAATCAAAATTCTGGAAGGGGCAAACCAACGGGTGCCCTGTGATTTAGATGATATGGCTTCTCGTGGTGGTGGGCGAGGTAAGAAGAGGAACCGTTGGGCATCCCACTCTGACAGGGGTGGTTCACGTTCTGAACTGGATTCAAGGAGTGGTCGTGGCAGTCGTGGAAGGGATGATTATGGTAGCCGTGGCAG GTATGACTCTGGTGAAACTGATGGGCGATCTCGTAGGTCTGCTAGAGGTCGCAGTAGAAGCCGTAGCAGAAGTCACAGTAGAAGCCGTAGCCCAAGTCCCAAGAGGTCACGCCGTCATGAAGCTAGACGTAGCAGGACTAAGAGTCGGagtaggagcaggagcaggagctatAGAAACCATCGTGCTAGCCGCAGCAAGAGTCGCAGCCCTGTTGCTAGCCGTAGGCATGAAAAGACTGCTGCTATTTCAGGATCTGCTCGGCCTAACTCGGGGCATGCAGAGCACAAAAGCCCTCCAAGATCTCACTCTGTGGATGACCATGTGAACCACTCTGACCACAAGGATGACCACATGGAAGATGGGAAGATGGAAAGGGTTGATCTTGATCGCtcgcccagcccacaagatgacaAGTCTGCTCCATATAGTCCTGTGTACAATGGCAAAGCCAGTGGCTCGATGAGCCCCAATGTTCAGCCAGAGGCAGATGCCAAATATGTCAAACCTTCTGGGAAACCTGAGCCTGCATCTCCAGTGCGCCACAGCAAAGGCAGAGATGATGACGAGGAAGGTATCATAGACGAGGATGGAGAGATTGCTGAGGATGATCCACGTGCAAATGCAGCTGTGCAGAATGGTAATAACTGA
- the LOC136456114 gene encoding DEAD-box ATP-dependent RNA helicase 40-like isoform X1, which translates to MSGGSASSGRAAPRYAPDDPTLPKPWRGLVDGTTGYLYYWNPETNVTQYEPPMPPDNQLLPPPPPLPPPPPRSRDRRDRSRSRSRSRTPPRRDHRDRDRDRDRRHDEHASSKSASSHHQPAPVAVADDPSTEAYSRRHEITVTGDNVPAPITSFEAGGFPSEILKEIQRAGFASPTPIQAQSWPIAMQSQDVIAIAKTGSGKTLGYLLPGFMHIKRLQNSTRNGPTVLVLAPTRELATQILDEAVKFGRSSRISCTCLYGGAPKGPQLRDLDRGVDVVVATPGRLNDILEMRRVSLKQVSYLVLDEADRMLDMGFEPQIRKIVKEIPHRRQTLMYTATWPKEVRRIADDLLVHPVQVTIGSVDELVANSAITQHVEVITPSEKQRRLEQILRSQDSGSKILIFCTTKRMCDQLARTLTRQFGASAIHGDKSQSEREKVLNHFRSGRSPILVATDVAARGLDIKDIRVVINYDFPTGVEDYVHRIGRTGRAGATGVAYTFFCDQDSKYAADLIKILEGANQRVPCDLDDMASRGGGRGKKRNRWASHSDRGGSRSELDSRSGRGSRGRDDYGSRGRYDSGETDGRSRRSARGRSRSRSRSHSRSRSPSPKRSRRHEARRSRTKSRSRSRSRSYRNHRASRSKSRSPVASRRHEKTAAISGSARPNSGHAEHKSPPRSHSVDDHVNHSDHKDDHMEDGKMERVDLDRSPSPQDDKSAPYSPVYNGKASGSMSPNVQPEADAKYVKPSGKPEPASPVRHSKGRDDDEEGIIDEDGEIAEDDPRANAAVQNGNN; encoded by the exons ATGTCAGGAGGGAGTGCTTCATCCGGGCGCGCGGCCCCGCGGTACGCCCCGGATGACCCGACGCTGCCCAAGCCGTGGCGAGGCCTCGTCGACGGCACCACCGGCTACCTCTACTACTGGAACCCGGAGACGAACGTGACGCAGTACGAGCCGCCTATGCCCCCCGATAACCAGCTACTACCGCCCCCGCCCCCGTTGCCTCCCCCGCCTCCCCGGAGCCGCGACCGCCGCGACAGGTCCAGGTCCCGATCCCGATCCCGCACCCCGCCCCGGCGCGACCACAGGGACCGCGATCGCGACCGTGACAGGCGCCACGACGAGCACGCGTCCTCGAAGTCGGCGTCTTCCCACCATCAGCCGGCTCCGGTAGCCGTCGCCGACGATCCGTCCACCGAGGCTTACAGCCGCCGCCATGAGATCACCGTCACG GGGGATAACGTGCCAGCTCCAATAACTTCATTTgaggctggtggcttcccgtcagaAATTCTGAAGGAG ATACAACGTGCTGGATTTGCAAGCCCAACACCTATCCAAGCCCAGTCATGGCCAATTGCTATGCAAAGTCAAGATGTAATAGCTATTGCGAAGACTGGATCAGGCAAAACTCTTGGGTATCTACTTCCTGGATTTATGCATATCAAACGCCTGCAGAACAGCACTAGGAATGGTCCAACAGTGCTAGTTTTGGCCCCAACAAGGGAACTTGCAACACAGATTCTGGATGAAGCTGTGAAATTTGGAAGATCTTCTAGAATTTCTTGCACG TGCCTATATGGTGGTGCTCCTAAAGGTCCTCAGTTGAGAGATTTAGATAGAGGGGTTGATGTTGTTGTTGCAACACCTGGAAGGTTAAATGACATTTTGGAGATGCGAAGGGTAAGTCTTAAGCAAGTGTCGTATCTTGTTCTTGATGAGGCTGATCGCATGCTGGACATGGGCTTTGAGCCACAAATACGGAAGATAGTGAAAGAGATACCTCACCGTCGGCAAACCCTTATGTACACTGCTACTTGGCCCAAGGAAGTCCGAAGGATTGCAGATGATCTTCTTGTTCATCCTGTACAGGTGACAATTGGAAGTGTTGATGAGCTTGTTGCTAATAGTGCTATTACTCAG CATGTAGAGGTCATAACACCCTCAGAAAAACAACGGCGCCTGGAGCAGATATTACGATCCCAGGATTCAGGTTCAAAGATATTAATATTTTGTACCACCAAGAGGATGTGTGACCAGCTTGCAAGGACACTCACCAGGCAGTTTGGAGCTTCGGCCATTCATGGTGACAAGTCCCAAAGTGAAAGGGAGAAGGTTCTGAATCATTTTCGATCTGGGCGGTCACCTATTTTAGTGGCGACTGATGTTGCTGCGCGAGGTTTGGACATCAAAGATATCAG GGTAGTGATCAACTATGACTTCCCCACTGGTGTTGAAGACTATGTTCACAGGATTGGCAGGACAGGAAGGGCTGGTGCCACTGGTGTTGCATATACATTTTTCTGTGATCAGGATTCAAAATATGCTGCTGACCTAATCAAAATTCTGGAAGGGGCAAACCAACGGGTGCCCTGTGATTTAGATGATATGGCTTCTCGTGGTGGTGGGCGAGGTAAGAAGAGGAACCGTTGGGCATCCCACTCTGACAGGGGTGGTTCACGTTCTGAACTGGATTCAAGGAGTGGTCGTGGCAGTCGTGGAAGGGATGATTATGGTAGCCGTGGCAG GTATGACTCTGGTGAAACTGATGGGCGATCTCGTAGGTCTGCTAGAGGTCGCAGTAGAAGCCGTAGCAGAAGTCACAGTAGAAGCCGTAGCCCAAGTCCCAAGAGGTCACGCCGTCATGAAGCTAGACGTAGCAGGACTAAGAGTCGGagtaggagcaggagcaggagctatAGAAACCATCGTGCTAGCCGCAGCAAGAGTCGCAGCCCTGTTGCTAGCCGTAGGCATGAAAAGACTGCTGCTATTTCAGGATCTGCTCGGCCTAACTCGGGGCATGCAGAGCACAAAAGCCCTCCAAGATCTCACTCTGTGGATGACCATGTGAACCACTCTGACCACAAGGATGACCACATGGAAGATGGGAAGATGGAAAGGGTTGATCTTGATCGCtcgcccagcccacaagatgacaAGTCTGCTCCATATAGTCCTGTGTACAATGGCAAAGCCAGTGGCTCGATGAGCCCCAATGTTCAGCCAGAGGCAGATGCCAAATATGTCAAACCTTCTGGGAAACCTGAGCCTGCATCTCCAGTGCGCCACAGCAAAGGCAGAGATGATGACGAGGAAGGTATCATAGACGAGGATGGAGAGATTGCTGAGGATGATCCACGTGCAAATGCAGCTGTGCAGAATGGTAATAACTGA
- the LOC136460676 gene encoding uncharacterized mitochondrial protein AtMg00810-like: MLGELGFTRCVTEHALYTRRRGKEEVIVDVYVDDLIITDARVEDINSFKGEMAAHFLMSDLNALSYHLGIEVRQGKEAFTLGQSTYASKLLERSDMAECKLWVTSMEERLKLTKANTTAKVDATLYRSIIGGLRYLVHTRSDIAFAMGYVSRFMKDPREDHWAVVKRLLRYVKGTVD; encoded by the coding sequence atgctgggcgagcttgggttcacgcggtgcgtaactgagcacgcgctctatacgcggcgacgggggaaggaggaggtcATCGTCGACGTGTATGTGGACGATTTGATCATCACCGACGCGCGTgtggaggacatcaacagcttcaaaggcgagatggcggctcattttttAATGAGCGATCTCAACGCGCTCTCCTaccacctcggcatcgaggtgagacaggggaaggaggcgttCACGCTTGGTCAGAGCacgtacgcctcgaagctgttggagcggagcgacatggctgagtgcaagctgtgggtgacttcgatggaggagcggctaaaaCTGACGAAGGCTAATACcacggcgaaggtagatgcaacactctaccggagcatcatcggtggtctacgctatctagtccacacgaggtcagacattgcgttcgccatgggctacgtcagccgcttcatgaaggatccccgagaggatcattGGGCTGTagtgaagcggctgctgcgctacgtcaaggggacggtggattag